A single genomic interval of Lacrimispora sphenoides JCM 1415 harbors:
- a CDS encoding PTS sugar transporter subunit IIA, with protein MPAEIKNRGEAIDMGIRIILASHGLYAQEALNTAGLIIGDIAKYVDVISVTADKSYDQCLKELLDLYASYEDKGSGILILTDIYGGTPAKAATYLALTAPDILVYSGFSMPVLMELFIAQPETLEEAGSVIERAYEMGLVRINDKLIEEGEQDGDQMDSY; from the coding sequence TTGCCTGCAGAAATAAAAAACAGGGGAGAAGCGATAGATATGGGAATTCGTATCATTCTGGCAAGTCATGGCCTGTATGCCCAGGAGGCATTAAATACGGCCGGATTGATCATTGGAGATATTGCAAAATATGTTGATGTCATTTCCGTGACAGCGGATAAAAGCTACGACCAGTGTCTTAAGGAGCTGCTGGATCTCTATGCTTCCTATGAAGACAAAGGGTCAGGAATTTTGATCTTAACAGATATTTATGGAGGGACACCGGCCAAGGCAGCCACTTACTTAGCCTTGACAGCGCCTGACATCCTGGTGTATTCCGGTTTTAGCATGCCCGTGTTAATGGAACTGTTTATTGCACAGCCTGAAACACTGGAAGAGGCGGGCTCCGTAATTGAGAGAGCTTATGAAATGGGTCTGGTCCGCATTAACGACAAGCTGATAGAAGAGGGGGAACAAGATGGCGATCAAATG
- a CDS encoding PTS system mannose/fructose/sorbose family transporter subunit IID: MSAGKDRAVGLDNPNTQAKGSYIKITRKDLNAVYWRLQIFGLGITVTSSNAQAIGFITALAPVLKKVYKDAGKAARVEAMQRHLAYFLSQNTATGMILGITAAIEETTEVDEKEAVVAVKAGMMGPLAGIGDSVFKITIQAIAGSIGAAYALQGNLIGPILMFLIYNGINIGVKYFGTIMGYEKGIEFVQSGEQAKVIQKIINISTMVGVIVLGALIGNYVKINVGTEIVINETIVNIQALLDGILPKLLPLLFTIGLYKLHSRMPRKYLILLIFGILIVGTLLAMAGILV, from the coding sequence ATGAGTGCTGGGAAAGATAGAGCAGTGGGGCTGGATAATCCCAATACACAGGCAAAAGGAAGCTACATAAAAATAACCCGTAAGGATTTAAATGCGGTCTATTGGCGTCTGCAGATTTTCGGCCTTGGAATTACCGTAACCTCAAGTAATGCCCAGGCCATTGGATTCATTACTGCATTGGCGCCGGTATTAAAAAAGGTTTATAAGGATGCGGGAAAAGCCGCCAGGGTAGAGGCCATGCAAAGGCATCTGGCTTATTTCCTCTCTCAAAATACGGCTACGGGTATGATCCTTGGGATCACTGCGGCCATTGAGGAAACCACGGAAGTGGACGAAAAAGAAGCAGTAGTTGCAGTAAAAGCAGGCATGATGGGGCCTTTGGCGGGAATCGGAGATAGCGTATTTAAAATCACCATCCAGGCCATTGCAGGAAGTATCGGTGCGGCTTATGCCCTGCAGGGAAATTTAATTGGCCCTATTCTGATGTTCCTGATTTACAATGGCATCAACATTGGGGTTAAATATTTCGGCACCATCATGGGATATGAAAAAGGGATCGAATTTGTTCAGAGCGGGGAGCAGGCAAAGGTGATCCAGAAAATCATAAATATATCCACCATGGTAGGTGTGATCGTGCTGGGTGCGCTTATAGGAAATTATGTGAAGATCAATGTGGGGACAGAAATCGTCATCAATGAGACCATCGTAAACATTCAGGCTCTTTTAGACGGGATCCTGCCAAAGCTGCTTCCTCTTTTGTTCACCATAGGGCTTTATAAGCTTCACAGCCGGATGCCGAGAAAATATCTGATCCTTCTTATTTTCGGCATCTTGATTGTGGGAACTTTGCTGGCAATGGCCGGTATACTGGTTTAG
- a CDS encoding PTS mannose/fructose/sorbose/N-acetylgalactosamine transporter subunit IIC, translated as MAVWQALLIAVWAGYCSFDDQGPQMLRRPLLVGPIVGIILGDVKTGLIISATLELMWMGLGNMAGYKTPDMIIGTIVGTTISITSTGATAEGIAAGVAAATTVAVLSQQLLLIFDFVRQFFAVWADRLALTGEFDSILMVNYVAIAFQFLLRAVPTFLVVYFSAGVVDKILNVIPSNILKGLSTASGILPAVGLSILMTMMMKGFMWPFLIFGFVASTYLGLGILPVTLISLAFAMLYSVMMEIKDRQNETPVTVSGRGDDEDGGYDL; from the coding sequence ATGGCAGTTTGGCAGGCGCTACTTATAGCGGTATGGGCCGGGTATTGTTCATTTGACGATCAGGGCCCGCAAATGCTTCGGAGACCTTTGCTGGTAGGTCCGATCGTAGGAATCATATTAGGGGATGTAAAGACAGGGCTGATTATTTCTGCAACCTTGGAACTTATGTGGATGGGACTGGGAAATATGGCCGGTTATAAGACGCCGGATATGATTATCGGAACCATCGTTGGAACGACCATTTCCATCACGAGCACAGGGGCAACGGCTGAAGGGATCGCGGCAGGGGTGGCCGCGGCTACGACGGTGGCGGTTTTGTCCCAGCAGCTTCTTTTAATCTTTGACTTCGTCCGCCAGTTCTTTGCAGTATGGGCAGACAGGCTGGCTCTGACCGGGGAATTTGACAGCATTTTAATGGTGAATTATGTGGCCATTGCATTCCAGTTTTTGCTGCGGGCAGTTCCAACATTTCTTGTGGTTTATTTTTCTGCAGGGGTCGTGGATAAGATTTTAAATGTCATTCCCAGCAATATTTTAAAGGGTTTAAGTACTGCCTCCGGAATATTGCCGGCAGTGGGCTTATCCATCCTCATGACAATGATGATGAAGGGCTTTATGTGGCCTTTCCTGATTTTTGGTTTTGTGGCCTCCACCTATCTGGGACTTGGAATTTTGCCGGTGACCTTGATTTCCCTGGCATTTGCTATGCTGTATTCCGTTATGATGGAGATAAAGGACCGTCAGAATGAAACACCGGTGACCGTATCAGGGCGCGGAGATGACGAGGATGGAGGTTATGACTTATGA
- a CDS encoding BglG family transcription antiterminator: MLDCSFKEISVLNMLLENSYVENEKIMEMFDISQRTVQIEIASLNDKLKQYGRSNVRIRNKRGKGYFLEYFPEDKSWIDELKRSCYGYLNLSLNRLLGRKERVQHIIRRLVSSVNGIKAEELADLLNISLATLNKDMRTVRKYLLFYQIQIVSIPYHGMKVTGEELAIRSCLMDFCDIYNDSQQNIFLFHCLKEYGIAIEDIRKNIARLKSVLYETGYRVPDTGFQRLVLYLAVLPLRSGCGTMKPQDFPPQLEKLEEFSVGQRILGEGKELAEYYYMAVFLLSNRELFEDGAEESFMKTAPEGLETYQEVMKFLKDSIFLDLTHYKEVSDHLLLFFCKWRLRNRWGIVELEFPYSIKCRTNRMISSQALANYIYNELPGHRTDEIQDMMYYEMIILIYNLVYRIRNQYEPTNVILINEIGRAADSTIIRRLRLNADELNIHFHSHYLYETGGLDYSKYDYVFLPAGLKFKSDYLPIPIYYYDFFNKFSYDIWAKVISKKRKVGAILNYMGSPDMVGLDCGIEDLAETIADYFWREHIAPGYTKLGFYKLIHSAIYHTDYVAKEKKKYINIFTGTEPHQQYYIFCLKEEVLLNGAAIKEIHFILLDLRKGLVEVKNGDSELRHLIDG, from the coding sequence ATGCTTGATTGCAGCTTCAAGGAAATCAGTGTTTTAAACATGCTTTTGGAGAACAGTTATGTGGAAAATGAGAAGATTATGGAAATGTTTGATATTTCCCAGCGTACGGTGCAGATAGAAATAGCATCCCTGAATGATAAGCTGAAACAATACGGCAGATCCAATGTAAGGATACGCAATAAGAGGGGAAAAGGATATTTTCTGGAGTATTTTCCTGAAGATAAGTCTTGGATCGATGAGCTGAAACGTTCCTGCTATGGCTATCTGAATCTGTCCTTAAACAGGCTTTTGGGCCGTAAGGAAAGGGTTCAGCATATCATCCGCCGCCTTGTGTCCTCCGTCAACGGCATAAAGGCAGAAGAACTGGCCGATTTGCTTAACATAAGCCTTGCAACTCTGAATAAGGATATGAGAACCGTAAGAAAATACTTGCTGTTTTACCAGATACAGATTGTTTCCATCCCTTATCACGGAATGAAGGTGACGGGAGAAGAGCTTGCCATCCGTTCCTGTCTGATGGACTTTTGTGATATTTATAATGATTCCCAGCAGAACATCTTTCTATTTCACTGTTTAAAGGAATACGGCATTGCCATAGAAGACATCAGGAAGAACATTGCAAGGCTGAAATCAGTTTTATATGAAACCGGGTACCGGGTGCCTGATACGGGATTTCAAAGGCTGGTCCTTTATCTGGCGGTTTTGCCTTTAAGATCAGGCTGTGGAACTATGAAGCCTCAGGATTTCCCGCCTCAGCTTGAAAAACTAGAGGAATTTTCTGTGGGGCAAAGAATTTTAGGAGAGGGCAAGGAGCTTGCCGAATACTATTACATGGCAGTTTTTCTATTGAGCAACCGGGAATTGTTTGAAGACGGGGCTGAGGAAAGCTTTATGAAAACAGCGCCCGAGGGTCTGGAAACCTATCAAGAGGTTATGAAATTTTTAAAGGACAGCATATTTTTGGACCTTACTCACTATAAAGAGGTCAGTGACCACCTTCTCCTGTTTTTTTGCAAATGGCGGCTGAGAAACAGGTGGGGCATTGTGGAGCTGGAATTTCCCTATTCCATAAAATGCAGAACTAACCGGATGATTTCCTCCCAGGCTTTGGCAAATTATATTTACAATGAGCTTCCGGGGCACAGAACCGATGAGATACAGGACATGATGTACTACGAGATGATCATTCTGATCTATAATCTAGTCTACCGCATCCGGAACCAGTATGAGCCAACCAATGTCATTCTGATCAATGAAATAGGAAGGGCAGCTGATTCAACGATCATAAGGAGGCTTAGGTTAAATGCTGATGAATTGAATATTCATTTTCATTCCCATTATTTATACGAAACTGGGGGGCTTGATTATTCAAAGTATGATTACGTCTTTTTGCCGGCAGGGCTGAAATTCAAATCGGATTATTTACCTATACCTATTTACTATTACGATTTTTTCAACAAGTTTTCTTATGACATCTGGGCAAAAGTTATTTCAAAGAAGAGAAAAGTGGGAGCCATTTTAAATTACATGGGATCCCCGGATATGGTGGGGCTGGACTGTGGGATAGAAGACCTGGCAGAAACCATTGCGGATTATTTCTGGCGGGAACATATTGCTCCCGGCTATACGAAACTGGGGTTTTATAAATTAATTCACAGCGCCATTTACCATACGGATTATGTAGCGAAAGAAAAGAAAAAGTACATCAATATTTTTACAGGAACCGAGCCTCATCAGCAGTACTATATCTTCTGTCTTAAAGAGGAGGTCTTGTTAAATGGAGCGGCAATCAAGGAGATCCATTTCATTCTTCTGGACTTAAGGAAAGGGCTGGTGGAGGTGAAGAACGGGGATTCTGAACTGCGCCATCTTATTGATGGCTGA
- a CDS encoding transporter substrate-binding domain-containing protein, whose amino-acid sequence MKGKQSALIITVLAAALWLSGCSTGKLADTKTAAQTDVKNEAASEVKTEAEANTNAEPIVLRCGVKQAHLPFSYTDDKGNLIGLEEDVVTEAFNRIDGYEVEIVGFDASPALFAALQAGSIDFGSGQYVASAARKETYKFPAQYYALSPMYLAGRKEDNLQTLSDIAGETLEFASTSYEKEIIDTYNAANPGKEINIVDTSGDTTAADNLQQIATNQRNVLLIYKSSYDTVQKDLNLENLTLSDEPVIVEDVYQVFNQSVPDEFIDKFDEALKSMFADGTLGKIAEKWTGENTIDQYKDLVIPVE is encoded by the coding sequence ATGAAAGGAAAACAAAGTGCATTAATTATTACAGTGCTGGCCGCAGCGCTATGGCTAAGCGGCTGCAGCACAGGAAAGCTGGCAGATACAAAAACAGCAGCCCAAACGGACGTAAAAAACGAAGCGGCATCAGAAGTGAAAACGGAGGCAGAAGCGAACACGAACGCGGAACCGATCGTACTTCGCTGCGGTGTAAAGCAGGCGCACCTCCCTTTTTCCTACACAGACGATAAAGGGAATCTGATCGGATTGGAGGAAGACGTTGTCACTGAGGCATTTAACCGCATTGACGGTTATGAAGTGGAAATTGTAGGGTTTGATGCGTCTCCGGCTCTGTTTGCGGCTTTGCAGGCGGGAAGCATTGATTTCGGCTCCGGTCAATATGTGGCAAGTGCCGCCCGAAAAGAAACCTATAAATTCCCTGCTCAGTATTACGCCTTAAGCCCTATGTATTTGGCGGGCAGAAAAGAAGACAATCTGCAGACATTGTCAGACATAGCAGGAGAGACACTGGAATTTGCTTCTACCTCCTATGAGAAAGAAATCATAGATACATACAATGCAGCCAATCCCGGAAAGGAAATTAATATTGTGGATACATCGGGCGACACTACTGCGGCTGACAACTTGCAGCAGATTGCCACCAATCAAAGAAATGTACTTTTGATCTATAAAAGTTCTTACGATACGGTACAAAAAGATTTGAATCTGGAAAACCTTACTCTTTCTGATGAACCGGTAATTGTAGAAGATGTTTATCAGGTATTTAACCAGTCGGTGCCTGATGAATTTATTGATAAATTTGACGAGGCGTTAAAGTCTATGTTTGCGGATGGAACCTTAGGGAAAATTGCGGAGAAATGGACCGGTGAAAATACCATTGACCAATATAAGGATTTGGTGATTCCGGTAGAATAA
- a CDS encoding nitrogenase component 1, with protein sequence MKKCTERPRILCSLNGAIDVVGNLYKGIPILHASPGCSMQAAVQTNLYYLGGYHGMPSSNAYEKEVVFGGAERLRETIAGSLEVMDGELYAVLTGCSMGINGDDIEAVVREFDDSPYPIITVDVAGFKGDTYYGYQNTLLAVVKKLARKTETNPKLVNLYGQVPSEDMTFRGDLEELSRIFQKLGLKLNTFFIARDGIQQITDSGNAALNINISAWLNKNLDAYYEKTFGIPTLNYPGMPIGPTAVADLIRQIAEQLNLEKALVDKVILEEQQYVYEYFDSLMGNFERHRYILVGESNFVLGISRFLTNDHGHIPLAVICTDSVPDKFQSEIEAHIKALVCDRKAEVYFENDVYLVEQIAEKYQGKATLLLGSTYEKNIAKKLDSFFVTVSAPCLDKEILNKSHIGIRGCISLMEDMYNHY encoded by the coding sequence ATGAAAAAGTGCACGGAGCGCCCAAGGATTCTTTGTTCTTTAAACGGTGCCATAGACGTAGTGGGAAATCTATATAAGGGAATTCCTATTTTACATGCCAGTCCTGGATGCAGTATGCAGGCGGCGGTTCAAACAAACCTTTATTATTTGGGAGGATATCACGGGATGCCCAGTTCCAACGCTTACGAAAAGGAAGTAGTATTCGGAGGGGCGGAGAGGCTTAGAGAAACCATAGCCGGAAGCTTAGAGGTAATGGACGGTGAGCTTTATGCTGTCCTTACCGGCTGCAGCATGGGGATCAACGGAGACGACATAGAGGCGGTAGTGCGGGAGTTCGACGACAGTCCTTATCCTATTATTACGGTTGATGTGGCAGGATTTAAAGGAGATACTTATTATGGCTATCAGAATACACTTCTGGCAGTGGTAAAAAAACTGGCTCGAAAAACAGAGACCAATCCGAAGCTGGTCAATCTCTATGGTCAGGTTCCAAGTGAGGATATGACCTTCCGTGGGGATTTAGAGGAACTTTCCCGTATCTTTCAAAAGCTGGGATTAAAACTGAACACTTTTTTTATTGCCAGAGACGGGATACAGCAGATAACCGATTCCGGGAATGCGGCTTTAAATATTAATATCTCAGCCTGGCTCAATAAAAATCTGGATGCTTATTACGAGAAAACGTTTGGTATCCCTACTCTGAATTATCCCGGGATGCCCATAGGCCCCACGGCAGTGGCAGACTTGATCCGTCAGATAGCAGAGCAATTGAATCTTGAGAAAGCTTTGGTTGATAAAGTGATTTTAGAAGAACAACAGTATGTGTATGAATATTTTGATTCTCTTATGGGCAATTTTGAACGTCACAGATATATTTTAGTGGGTGAGAGCAATTTTGTATTGGGAATCTCCAGATTTCTGACGAACGATCATGGACACATTCCGTTGGCTGTGATTTGTACAGATAGTGTACCCGACAAATTTCAATCAGAAATTGAAGCTCATATCAAAGCTTTGGTCTGTGACAGAAAAGCAGAAGTATACTTTGAAAACGACGTGTACTTAGTGGAACAGATAGCGGAAAAATATCAGGGAAAGGCCACACTCCTCCTTGGGAGTACCTATGAAAAGAATATTGCAAAGAAACTGGACTCATTCTTTGTGACCGTATCCGCTCCCTGTTTGGATAAGGAGATTTTAAACAAATCACATATTGGTATCCGGGGGTGTATTTCACTGATGGAGGATATGTACAATCATTATTAA
- a CDS encoding nitrogenase component 1 codes for MERIIRDKIRDTREGFTDAQVGSAGHMRDRVKNNCLKNAHRTFEQGIQCVQVNSVNALASIQDSVMIIHSPYGCSACGSLAAIERINIYKHHMGDTNGETSRIISTALGEKEVILGGEGRLEETAREAIRRHHPKMIFILSSCASAIIGDDIDAVSERLQEEYPDVIFAPIHCEGFKSRNHATGYDLALSALQNFVIKNARPQKEKGLINLFATHSLSLADQLEMKRMFRAIGLEANIMPYNATYEDIMRIPAAEYNISVCQIFGDEYMDFLHKEYGTPYTVTCMPIGSDSTDRWLRAIAKLVGKEKEAEEFIERERGEVEEEIGHIRNKTKGLKVCITAGTGRGLAAATLMGEYGMKLLCIHAPYYEKAYVEDFERLEEYHGSEFLINVADMQPYEQINLIKKLKPDVFIGMANWVSRLGIPTTHILDGKRPTFGYRGVLYLGRKIEDALDNNNFNEKLKDFSDPPFRDSWYNEDAFKYFDFPAQ; via the coding sequence ATGGAAAGAATCATCAGGGATAAGATCCGTGATACCCGGGAGGGGTTTACCGATGCACAGGTAGGAAGTGCCGGTCATATGCGTGACAGAGTAAAGAATAATTGTTTAAAAAATGCCCACAGAACATTTGAGCAGGGGATTCAATGTGTGCAGGTAAACAGTGTAAATGCGCTGGCCAGTATTCAGGATTCGGTTATGATTATACATTCTCCCTATGGCTGTTCCGCATGTGGCAGTCTGGCAGCCATCGAAAGAATCAATATTTACAAACATCATATGGGTGATACCAATGGGGAAACCAGCAGGATCATATCCACCGCTTTAGGAGAAAAGGAAGTGATATTAGGCGGTGAAGGCCGCTTAGAGGAAACGGCAAGAGAAGCGATTAGAAGGCACCATCCCAAAATGATTTTTATTTTATCTTCATGTGCTTCCGCTATTATCGGCGATGATATCGATGCTGTTTCAGAACGATTACAGGAAGAATATCCGGATGTGATTTTTGCCCCCATTCATTGTGAAGGCTTTAAATCCAGAAACCACGCGACCGGATATGATCTGGCTTTAAGCGCCCTGCAAAACTTTGTCATCAAGAACGCCAGGCCCCAAAAGGAGAAAGGTCTAATTAATTTATTTGCAACCCATTCTTTAAGTCTGGCGGATCAGTTAGAGATGAAGCGTATGTTTCGGGCCATTGGCCTGGAAGCCAATATTATGCCTTACAATGCTACTTATGAGGACATCATGCGGATCCCAGCGGCAGAGTATAACATATCCGTATGTCAGATTTTTGGGGATGAGTATATGGATTTCTTACATAAGGAATATGGGACTCCATATACCGTCACTTGTATGCCTATTGGTTCGGACAGCACAGACCGGTGGTTAAGAGCCATTGCCAAACTGGTAGGGAAAGAAAAAGAGGCAGAGGAATTTATAGAGAGAGAACGGGGCGAGGTAGAAGAAGAAATCGGCCATATCAGGAATAAGACGAAGGGTCTTAAGGTCTGTATAACAGCGGGCACCGGGCGTGGCTTGGCTGCCGCCACCTTAATGGGAGAATATGGAATGAAGCTTTTGTGTATCCATGCTCCCTATTATGAAAAAGCGTATGTGGAAGATTTTGAACGTCTGGAGGAATACCACGGAAGTGAATTCCTCATTAATGTAGCAGATATGCAGCCATATGAGCAAATCAATTTAATAAAAAAATTAAAACCGGACGTATTTATCGGCATGGCCAACTGGGTGTCCAGACTTGGGATTCCCACAACCCATATTTTGGATGGAAAACGACCGACGTTCGGATACCGGGGTGTTTTGTATCTGGGGCGGAAGATCGAGGATGCTTTGGACAATAATAATTTCAATGAAAAATTAAAGGATTTTTCTGATCCTCCTTTCAGGGACAGTTGGTATAACGAGGATGCCTTTAAATACTTTGATTTTCCGGCACAATAA
- a CDS encoding amino acid ABC transporter ATP-binding protein, with translation MIEMENVKKSFGNSQILKGISIQVNKGDVTVIIGPSGSGKTTLLRCINFLEKADEGKLTIDDLTVNMKKSSKKEALNIRRKCAFVFQNYGLFLNKTALENVMEGLVTVQKKTKEEAKKIAVETLEWVGLSDRMDYYPVNLSGGQQQRVGIARAVALSPKVILFDEPTSALDPELVGETLELIKKVAQTGITMIVVTHEMSFAQEVASQVIFMDEGLVVETGTPKEIFGKPKNERTKQFLTRINTQDSIYYI, from the coding sequence ATGATTGAAATGGAAAATGTGAAAAAGAGCTTTGGAAACTCCCAAATTTTAAAAGGAATTTCCATTCAGGTAAATAAAGGTGATGTAACGGTTATCATTGGACCCAGCGGCTCTGGAAAAACCACACTTTTACGCTGTATCAATTTTTTGGAAAAAGCAGATGAAGGAAAACTGACGATCGATGATTTGACCGTGAATATGAAAAAAAGCAGCAAAAAAGAAGCTTTGAATATTCGAAGAAAATGTGCCTTTGTATTTCAAAATTATGGTTTATTTCTGAATAAAACTGCTTTGGAAAACGTCATGGAAGGGCTGGTGACAGTTCAGAAAAAGACAAAAGAAGAGGCAAAAAAGATCGCTGTGGAAACACTTGAATGGGTTGGCCTGTCTGACCGCATGGATTATTATCCTGTCAACTTATCTGGCGGACAGCAGCAGCGAGTGGGGATTGCCAGAGCAGTAGCCCTCTCTCCGAAAGTAATCTTATTTGATGAACCAACCTCGGCTCTAGACCCGGAATTAGTGGGTGAGACATTAGAACTGATAAAAAAGGTGGCCCAGACAGGGATTACCATGATCGTGGTAACCCATGAAATGTCGTTTGCCCAGGAAGTTGCCAGTCAGGTAATCTTTATGGATGAGGGATTGGTAGTAGAGACGGGGACACCAAAGGAAATCTTCGGCAAGCCTAAAAATGAAAGAACCAAACAGTTTTTAACGCGTATCAATACGCAGGACAGTATTTATTACATCTAA
- a CDS encoding amino acid ABC transporter permease: MNFEFIASMLPAMLPAVKNTLIITVFSAFFGWIFGIVIALIRINRIKGLSRLFAVYVSFMRSVPLVIIMFFIYYAIPTFIAYYRFEHGLSVASVAGNKSIIYPIIAMSISEAAFASETFRSSLLAIPHGQLESAKSIGMTTLQACFRIIFPQAFVIALPNMGGLFIGLIKNSTLAYYSGVVEITGMAYTLASPSYQFLEAFFLIAVIYETLSFVFSKLFRTFEQKMSKYKKGIAL, encoded by the coding sequence ATGAATTTTGAATTTATTGCATCAATGCTGCCTGCAATGTTACCTGCAGTAAAAAATACACTAATTATCACCGTTTTCTCCGCCTTCTTTGGCTGGATCTTTGGTATTGTAATCGCATTAATCCGGATAAATAGAATAAAAGGCTTGTCCCGGCTATTTGCTGTTTATGTGTCTTTTATGAGAAGCGTGCCCTTGGTAATCATTATGTTTTTTATTTATTATGCCATCCCTACGTTCATCGCCTATTATCGCTTCGAGCATGGACTTTCCGTAGCCTCTGTGGCGGGAAATAAAAGCATCATTTACCCTATTATAGCCATGAGCATTTCAGAGGCGGCTTTTGCCTCAGAAACCTTTCGTTCCAGCTTGCTTGCGATTCCCCACGGCCAGTTAGAGTCGGCGAAAAGCATAGGAATGACCACCTTACAGGCTTGCTTTCGCATCATCTTTCCACAGGCATTTGTTATTGCCTTGCCTAATATGGGAGGATTGTTTATCGGTCTTATCAAAAACTCCACGCTGGCTTATTATTCGGGCGTGGTGGAAATTACGGGTATGGCTTATACCCTGGCCAGTCCCAGTTATCAATTTCTGGAAGCATTTTTTCTGATTGCGGTGATTTATGAAACTTTAAGCTTTGTCTTTTCCAAACTGTTTCGTACGTTTGAGCAGAAGATGAGCAAATATAAAAAGGGAATTGCTTTATAA
- a CDS encoding amino acid ABC transporter permease has translation MVVKMNKYFNFMKIPGLMVKVMTAFPVTVKLVLFSLLFSLLIGFVFACMALAKSKLLNAMAKGYIAFMRGMPILVLIFIFYFVMPLYLKKIGINGASWSKDSFIIATLSLTSAANMAEMMRSAYLSVDQYQWEAAYSVGMGNLTAFRRIIFPQAFGVAIPVLGNNIIYIFKSTSLAFSIGAVDVFGRAKLISSNLYGLNRAELYLGVSIIFWVVSVLLEQITKWAERVYTKGKKIQII, from the coding sequence ATGGTAGTTAAAATGAATAAATATTTTAACTTTATGAAAATACCGGGGCTCATGGTAAAGGTGATGACCGCTTTTCCGGTCACTGTAAAGCTGGTTTTGTTTTCCCTGCTCTTTTCCCTGCTCATTGGCTTTGTATTTGCCTGCATGGCTTTGGCAAAAAGTAAATTATTAAACGCCATGGCTAAGGGTTATATCGCTTTTATGAGGGGGATGCCCATCCTGGTACTTATATTTATTTTTTATTTTGTCATGCCCCTGTATTTAAAAAAGATCGGAATCAATGGGGCATCCTGGAGCAAGGATTCTTTTATTATTGCAACTCTGTCTCTTACTTCGGCGGCCAATATGGCAGAGATGATGCGTTCTGCTTATCTGTCGGTTGATCAGTATCAATGGGAGGCAGCTTATAGCGTGGGAATGGGGAATTTAACTGCCTTTCGTCGAATTATTTTCCCTCAGGCCTTTGGAGTTGCCATACCGGTCTTAGGGAATAACATTATTTATATTTTTAAATCTACTTCACTGGCCTTTTCCATCGGAGCTGTGGATGTGTTCGGCAGAGCAAAGCTCATCAGTTCTAATTTATATGGGCTAAACCGTGCCGAGCTGTATCTTGGAGTATCCATCATATTCTGGGTGGTAAGTGTCCTATTAGAGCAGATCACCAAATGGGCGGAACGGGTGTATACCAAAGGTAAAAAAATACAGATCATTTAA